One Labrus mixtus chromosome 12, fLabMix1.1, whole genome shotgun sequence DNA segment encodes these proteins:
- the LOC132984451 gene encoding zinc finger protein 836-like isoform X2 encodes MFPFTPVSVKSEDDEEKPQSSQLHQRQTEQMETGVDGEDCGGAEPERDSDPERYLQPETEVKIEDSSEPETDDSDDWTERIDNQPGINSTKRLKSDNKSHSCSECSKYFKNKRNLTRHMRIHTGEKPFSCSFCSKGFNQEGHLSKHMPVHTGQKPFICTVCSKTFKHNSSLTLHIAHHRGDKPFSCSVCAQGFSWRTQLRRHKCVEALERLQNQTEENREAETGADGEDYPERRLQPEIEVKIEESSEAETQDSYDWMYISEHLSGLNSVKNIKNNRPKNEKKSHSCSECGKTFKKNRDLTQHIRIHTGEKPFSCSDCGKRFNHKWNLTTHILVHTGEKPFNCSVCSKRFKHKSSLTLHMAHHRGEKPYSCCICNQSFSWLKQLKTHKCVGGQVSVFHQNQTEEKREAETGVDGEDCGGAEPERDSDPERHLQPETEVKIEDSWRAGLAQLEEQVPLVQRPQSLTQVQLPVLMLFGACHPPISVPTVPVSLKLSHLTMARSPKFKKSEKTEDSTEPGSENSGNWQETAGYQSGVNSVKCITNKRLKTHKKSHSCSECQKTFKTRQDLTRHIQIHTGEKPFSCSICSKRFYQKWNLTSHMLVHTGEKPFGCSVCSKRFILKGNLTKHMIIHTGEKPFSCSECGKRFYQQGNLTSHMLIHMGVKPFSCSECGKEFRGKGNLNRHIKAHTGEKA; translated from the exons atgttccccttcactcctgtctctgtgaagagtgaagatgatgaagagaaacctcagtcctcacagcttcatcagagacaaactgaacagatggaaacaggagttgatggagaggactgtggaggagcagaaccagagagggaCTCCGAtccagagagatatttacaacCAGAGACAGAGGTCAAGATTGAAGACTCTTCAGAACCAgagactgatgacagtgatgattggACAGAGAGGATAGATAATCAGCCAGGGATAAACTCCACCAAGAGACTGAAGTCTGATAATAAATCACATAGCTGCTCTGAGTGtagtaaatattttaaaaataaaaggaatcTTACCAGACACATGAgaattcacacaggagagaaacccttcagctgctctttttGCAGTAAAGGATTTAATCAAGAAGGGCATCTGTCCAAACACATGCCAGTTCACACAGGACAGAAACCCTTTATCTGCACTGTCTgcagtaaaacatttaaacataattCAAGCCTGACGCTTCACATAGCACATCATAGAGGGGataaacccttcagctgctctgtttgtgccCAAGGATTCTCTTGGCGTACACAGTTAAGAAGACACAAGTGTGTTGAAGCTTTGGAGCGTCTTCAAAACCAAACTGAGGAGaacagagaggcagaaacaggagctgatggagaggact atccagagagacgtttacaACCAGAGATTGAGGTCAAGATTGAAGAATCTTCTGAAGCTGAGACTCAGGACAGTTATGATTGGATGTATATCAGTGAACATCTTTCAGGTTTAAACTctgtgaaaaacataaaaaataatagaCCCAAGAATGAAAAGAAGTCACatagctgctctgagtgtggtaaaacattcaaaaagaaTAGAGATCTGACCCAGCATATAAgaattcacacaggagagaaacctttcagctgctctgactgTGGTAAAAGGTTTAATCATAAATGGAATTTGACTACCCACatattagttcacacaggaGAAAAACCCTTTAACtgttctgtttgcagtaaaagatttaaacaTAAGTCTAGTCTGACACTTCACATGGCAcatcacagaggagagaaaccctACAGCTGCTGCATCTGTAACCAAAGTTTTTCATGGCTTAAACAGTTAAAGACACACAAGTGTGTTGGAGGTCAAGTGTCAGTGTTTCATCAAAACcaaactgaggagaaaagagaggcagaaacgggagttgatggagaggactgtggaggagcagaaccagagagggaCTCGGatccagagagacatttacaaccagagactgaggtcAAGATTGAAGACTCTTGGCgagctggtttagctcagttggaaGAGCAGGTCCCCCTTGTACAGAGGCCACAGTCCCTAACGCAAGTTCAACTCCCAGTTCTGATgctatttggtgcatgtcatcccccaatcTCTGTCCCAACAGTTCCTGTATCCCTCAAGCTGTCCCATCTAACAATGGCAAGAAgtccaaaatttaaaaaaagtgaaaagactGAAGACTCTACTGAACCAGGGAGTGAAAACAGTGGTAATTGGCAAGAGACAGCTGGATATCAGTCAGGTGTAAACTCTGTGAAATGCATTACAAATAAGAGACTGAAGACTCATAAAAAATCACATAGCTGCTCTGAGTgccaaaaaacattcaaaacaagacaagatctgaccagacacattcaaattcatacaggagagaaacccttcagctgctctatTTGCAGTAAAAGATTTTACCAAAAATGGAATCTGACCTCACACATGCTAGTTCACACAGGAGAAAAACCCTTtggctgctctgtttgcagtaaaagatTTATCTTAAAAGGAAATCTTACCAAACACATGATTATTCACACAGGGGAGAAACCCTTTAGCTgttctgagtgtggtaaaagatttTACCAACAAGGAAATCTGACTTCACACATGCTTATTCATATGGGAgtgaaacccttcagctgctctgagtgtgggaAAGAATTTCGAGGGAAAGGGAATCTGAACAGACACATTAAAGCTCACACTGGGGAGAAAGCCTGA
- the LOC132984451 gene encoding zinc finger protein 260-like isoform X1: protein MGERTEPNHRLKRLLVSKEELPPEQQEWSHILDQEDTESPQIKEEQEELWISQEEEQLQGLEEADTTMFPFTPVSVKSEDDEEKPQSSQLHQRQTEQMETGVDGEDCGGAEPERDSDPERYLQPETEVKIEDSSEPETDDSDDWTERIDNQPGINSTKRLKSDNKSHSCSECSKYFKNKRNLTRHMRIHTGEKPFSCSFCSKGFNQEGHLSKHMPVHTGQKPFICTVCSKTFKHNSSLTLHIAHHRGDKPFSCSVCAQGFSWRTQLRRHKCVEALERLQNQTEENREAETGADGEDYPERRLQPEIEVKIEESSEAETQDSYDWMYISEHLSGLNSVKNIKNNRPKNEKKSHSCSECGKTFKKNRDLTQHIRIHTGEKPFSCSDCGKRFNHKWNLTTHILVHTGEKPFNCSVCSKRFKHKSSLTLHMAHHRGEKPYSCCICNQSFSWLKQLKTHKCVGGQVSVFHQNQTEEKREAETGVDGEDCGGAEPERDSDPERHLQPETEVKIEDSWRAGLAQLEEQVPLVQRPQSLTQVQLPVLMLFGACHPPISVPTVPVSLKLSHLTMARSPKFKKSEKTEDSTEPGSENSGNWQETAGYQSGVNSVKCITNKRLKTHKKSHSCSECQKTFKTRQDLTRHIQIHTGEKPFSCSICSKRFYQKWNLTSHMLVHTGEKPFGCSVCSKRFILKGNLTKHMIIHTGEKPFSCSECGKRFYQQGNLTSHMLIHMGVKPFSCSECGKEFRGKGNLNRHIKAHTGEKA, encoded by the exons ctgttggtgagtaaagaagagcttccacctgagcagcaggagtggagccacattctggaccaggaggacactGAGTCCCCACAGATtaaagaggaacaggaggaactgtggatcagtcaggaggaagaacagcttcaaggactggaggaggctgataccaccatgttccccttcactcctgtctctgtgaagagtgaagatgatgaagagaaacctcagtcctcacagcttcatcagagacaaactgaacagatggaaacaggagttgatggagaggactgtggaggagcagaaccagagagggaCTCCGAtccagagagatatttacaacCAGAGACAGAGGTCAAGATTGAAGACTCTTCAGAACCAgagactgatgacagtgatgattggACAGAGAGGATAGATAATCAGCCAGGGATAAACTCCACCAAGAGACTGAAGTCTGATAATAAATCACATAGCTGCTCTGAGTGtagtaaatattttaaaaataaaaggaatcTTACCAGACACATGAgaattcacacaggagagaaacccttcagctgctctttttGCAGTAAAGGATTTAATCAAGAAGGGCATCTGTCCAAACACATGCCAGTTCACACAGGACAGAAACCCTTTATCTGCACTGTCTgcagtaaaacatttaaacataattCAAGCCTGACGCTTCACATAGCACATCATAGAGGGGataaacccttcagctgctctgtttgtgccCAAGGATTCTCTTGGCGTACACAGTTAAGAAGACACAAGTGTGTTGAAGCTTTGGAGCGTCTTCAAAACCAAACTGAGGAGaacagagaggcagaaacaggagctgatggagaggact atccagagagacgtttacaACCAGAGATTGAGGTCAAGATTGAAGAATCTTCTGAAGCTGAGACTCAGGACAGTTATGATTGGATGTATATCAGTGAACATCTTTCAGGTTTAAACTctgtgaaaaacataaaaaataatagaCCCAAGAATGAAAAGAAGTCACatagctgctctgagtgtggtaaaacattcaaaaagaaTAGAGATCTGACCCAGCATATAAgaattcacacaggagagaaacctttcagctgctctgactgTGGTAAAAGGTTTAATCATAAATGGAATTTGACTACCCACatattagttcacacaggaGAAAAACCCTTTAACtgttctgtttgcagtaaaagatttaaacaTAAGTCTAGTCTGACACTTCACATGGCAcatcacagaggagagaaaccctACAGCTGCTGCATCTGTAACCAAAGTTTTTCATGGCTTAAACAGTTAAAGACACACAAGTGTGTTGGAGGTCAAGTGTCAGTGTTTCATCAAAACcaaactgaggagaaaagagaggcagaaacgggagttgatggagaggactgtggaggagcagaaccagagagggaCTCGGatccagagagacatttacaaccagagactgaggtcAAGATTGAAGACTCTTGGCgagctggtttagctcagttggaaGAGCAGGTCCCCCTTGTACAGAGGCCACAGTCCCTAACGCAAGTTCAACTCCCAGTTCTGATgctatttggtgcatgtcatcccccaatcTCTGTCCCAACAGTTCCTGTATCCCTCAAGCTGTCCCATCTAACAATGGCAAGAAgtccaaaatttaaaaaaagtgaaaagactGAAGACTCTACTGAACCAGGGAGTGAAAACAGTGGTAATTGGCAAGAGACAGCTGGATATCAGTCAGGTGTAAACTCTGTGAAATGCATTACAAATAAGAGACTGAAGACTCATAAAAAATCACATAGCTGCTCTGAGTgccaaaaaacattcaaaacaagacaagatctgaccagacacattcaaattcatacaggagagaaacccttcagctgctctatTTGCAGTAAAAGATTTTACCAAAAATGGAATCTGACCTCACACATGCTAGTTCACACAGGAGAAAAACCCTTtggctgctctgtttgcagtaaaagatTTATCTTAAAAGGAAATCTTACCAAACACATGATTATTCACACAGGGGAGAAACCCTTTAGCTgttctgagtgtggtaaaagatttTACCAACAAGGAAATCTGACTTCACACATGCTTATTCATATGGGAgtgaaacccttcagctgctctgagtgtgggaAAGAATTTCGAGGGAAAGGGAATCTGAACAGACACATTAAAGCTCACACTGGGGAGAAAGCCTGA